In Diceros bicornis minor isolate mBicDic1 chromosome 13, mDicBic1.mat.cur, whole genome shotgun sequence, the sequence TCGATTTACCTATAGAAAATACTCCAGATGTGACCAGGAGCCCGAGTCCTTGCAAATCCTTAGATCCCCAGCCAGATCCTGACCTGGGTCCTGACTCTAGTTTATCTGCTTCTGCTGTCGAGTCCCTACCTGATGTTTCTCCTTCATCACCTGCCCGACAGACATCTTCCCTTTCTTCCGGGCAGCTGCCTCCTCTCTTGATCCCGACAAATCCCTCCTCTCCTCCGCCCTGTCCTCCTGTGTTAACTGTCgccaccccaccccctcccctccttcctacTGTACCTCTGCCAGCCCCCTCCTCTGGTGCATCTGCTCGTCCATGCCCCTCTCCACTCTCGAATGCCGCTGCGCAGTCCCCACTTCCAATCCTTTCCCCTACAGTGTCTCCCTCACCATCTCCCATTCCTTCCGTGGAGCCTCTTATGTCTGCTGCTTCACCTGGGCCTCCAacactctcttcctcttcttcctcctcctcttcttcatcttcattctcttcttcatcttcctcctcttccccttcgcCACCTCCTCTCTCAGCAGTATCATCCGTTGTTTCCTCTGGGGATAATCTGGAAGCTTCTCTCCCCATGATAGCTTTCAAACAGGAGGAATTAGAGAATGAAGATCTGAAACCCAGGGAAGAGCCCCAGTCTGCAGTTGAACAGGACATTGTTCAGGAAACATTCAACAAAAACTTTGTCTGCAATGTCTGTGAATCACCTTTTCTTTCCATTAAAGATCTAACCAAACATTTATCTATTCATGCTGAAGAATGGCCCTTCAAATGTGAATTCTGTGTGCAActttttaaggctaaaactgATTTGTCAGAACATCGCTTTTTGCTTCATGGAGTTGGGAATATCTTTGTGTGTTCAGTTTGTAAAAAAGAATTTGCTTTTTTGTGCAATTTGCAGCAGCACCAGCGAGATCTCCATCCAGATAAAGTGTGCACACACCATGAGTTTGAAAGTGGCACTCTGAGGCCCCAGAACTTTACAGATCCCAGCAAGGCCCATATAGAGCATATGCAGAGTTTGCCAGAAGATCCTTTAGAAACATCTAGAGAAGAGGAGGAGTTAAACGATTCCTCTGAAGAGCTTTACACAACCATAAAAATAATGGCTTCTGGAATAAAGACGAAAGATCCAGATGTTCGATTGGGTCTCAATCAACATTACCCGAGCTTTAAACCACCTCCATTTCAGTACCATCACCGAAATCCCATGGGTATCGGTGTGACGGCCACAAATTTCACTACACACAATATTCCGCAGACGTTTACTACTGCCATTCGCTGCACAAAGTGTGGAAAAGGTGTTGACAACATGCCTGAGTTACACAAACATATCCTGGCCTGTGCTTCTGCTAGTGACAAGAAGAGGTATACCCCTAAGAAAAATCCAGTACCGTTGAAACAAACTGTGCAACCCAAAAATGGTGTGGTGGTTTTAGATAACTCTGGGAAAAATGCCTTCAGACGAATGGGACAGCCCAAAAGACTGAACTTCAGTGTTGAGCTCAGCAAAATGTCATCGAATAAGCTCAAATTAAGtgcattgaagaaaaaaaatcagcttgTCCAGAAAGCAATCCTTCAGAAAAACAAATCTGCAAAGCAGAAGGCCGACTTAAAAAACGCTTCTGAGTCCTCCTCACACATCTGCCCGTACTGTAACAGAGAGTTCACGTACATCGGAAGCCTGAATAAACATGCCGCTTTCAGCTGCCCCAAAAAACCTCTttctccttcaaaaaaaaaagtttctcattcatCCAAGAAAGGCGGACACTCATCACCTGCGTGTAGTgacagaaacagcagcagcagccaccgCAGACGGACAGCGGATGCAGAGATTAAAATGCAGAGCACGCAGGCGCCCCTGGGTAAAACCAGAGCCCgcagctcaggccccacacaagcccccctgccctcctcggcCTTCAGATCCAAGCAGAATGTCAAATTTGCAGCTTCGGCGAAGTCCAGAAAGCCAAGCTCCACTTTAAGGAACTCAAGCCCAATAAGAATGGCCAAAATAACTCATGTCGAGGGGAAAAAACCCAAGGCTGTGGCCAAGAATCATTCTGCTCAGCTCTCGAACAAGACTTCCCGGAACCTGCACGTGAGGGTACAGAAAAGCAAAGCTGTCTTAAAAAGCAAATCCGCTTTGGCCAGTAAGAAAAGAACAGACCGGCTCAATGTCAAATCTAGGGAGCGGAGTGGGGGGCCGGTCACCCGAAGCTTCCAGCTGGCAGCTGCTGCCGACCCGAGTGAAAACAGGAGGGAGGACAGCAGTGGCAGGCAGGAGCTGAAGGACTTCAGGTAAGCCGCGTCTTCAGGGCCAGAGGAGTTCAGAGCTCAAAGGGGGGGGAAGACGGTTGGAAGAAAACAATGTACTtgcccaatggcatttttttctttttcctgtataATTTTGACATAAAGCATTTAAAGGAAATAGCTGTTGCTTAAGTTGTAGGCATGAAGAAGGGTCACTGCTTTGGCTGTTTGTGGAGATGAATGCCTGGCTTTTATTTCAGACCTAGGACTCACAAAGTGGTACCATTTCTTTAGTAGGGCCAGTTGTGAATTGAATTTGAAACCGTGTAAAGCTCTCAAAAGTACCCTATTACGAAAAAATGAAATTCTCTCAGACTTCCTTCATATCTTGGGTAATATCTCAGTGTCACTTGTATTATTTCCGGATCATATATCACTTATGTTAAGATAAATCACAAAGTTCATTAAAACTACTTTGCAACCTTGTGTAATGTTTCTGTGACCTTAGCGTAGTTAAAGTAACTAAGAATGCTTGTATTATTCATGCTTTCTTTTATTGTGTTTTAATTTAAGAAACTTGCCTCATTGGTTGTAACAAAACACAACACCATTATTCCTTTTCAAATGCCTCATGTGCCCCCCGCTCCTGTCTTCAGGTGTAAGATAATAAAGAGGCCAGTTTCccaaggagaagaggaggagagagcgcTTAGAGCCCTGCAGTGGGGCATCCTCGGGGTTCTCTCAGGCACGGGTGGTATCCAGGGCAGGTCGGCTTCATTGGTCGGTGCCTTGGTTCCCCAGTGATGGTGTGAGAGCTCCTCTTACATCTGAGGTGATTTTACAGCCTTGTTCTATGTTCTCCCTATGTTAAGAACTATTCTTAGTGACAGATAAAAACATAGGgcaatagttaaatttgttacatTGACTCCTCAAACTTTCTAAGTTACTTAAATAGCCTGAGTTGATGTGTGCTCTTGGAATTCCTGCTCTTTCCTGAATAATGCCTACAGGTCAATCTCATGTGAAATTATTCATTGTCAGATAAAATTTCTGcagaattttgaaaaatcttGTCCCTTCAGAGTGAGCTGCCTGACTCTAGGCTTTCTTGGCTATACCTTTCAGTGTCTGAAAATTCTTTGGTGTTTCAGGCCAACAGAATTAGTGTTAATGGGGAGCGACTGCCGTTCTGGAGGGGCCGTGAGAAGGGGAAGGTGCTGTTATCACAGCACAGTTGCCGAGGTCGAGTTGTTTGTGCTGGTGCCTTAAGTCACGGCTACAGAAAGATGTCGAGAAGAGCCATGAGCTGAAGCTGATGGGAATGACTTACTGTAGGATAAAGGATCAGGTTTTTAGAAAGCTACTTCCTAAATGTACTAAGTAATCAGTTCCCGTAGATCACATTCAATATCTTGTCTCTGGCCACGGCACGTGCATGTGTAGCATTTGGGAATTTAGCTCTGGTGAAAACAAGCACCTGTTTATCAGCTGATAAAGCTGCCTGCCTCTAGCAATTTCGCTGTGTACCTGTTTGTACCCCGTCTGTGTTCTTGTAGTTCCACAACGACAGAATATTCTTAAACTGAGTCCTTTTCAAGCTTAAGAACCAGAATATGCCTCTTTTCACAGATTGTACTAAAAAATATCTCCCATGTGGTTGATGCTTTAGAATGCACTAGGTGTGTCCCGTTTTGTCTCCAGTACTGTCTGAAAGAATCACTCATTTTGTACTGATCCCATTTATACAGTTTAAGGGTAAAGTCGATATGAAAAATTCAAGTACTATAAAGAAAAGTTCTCTGAGTAGCTATAAATTTATGAAGTTCCTTCAGTTAGCCTCTTACTCATCCAGTGCTTTTTGAAGAACCCTTAAGACCGCAGAGGACCAAAGTGCCTATTAAGAGTATGTCTCTTCTTTGCTCcagttaattttaattattttgctttGCGTGATAGTTAACAGAGGGTTACATTGCTGGAATGAAATTTGGCCTAAAAGGAAACACAGAAGAATCAGATAAGAAAACCTGGGTATTGTTCTAAGTGGTAGATGGTAGTAGCAGGTATCCAGGGTGGCTGTTCTCCTTCGTACGAGTCACTGGAACTGTGCAGTGGACGCATCTGAAGGATGTGTGTCTTACACAGGGGTCCACTTACAAGTGACCATAAATTTGCGAAGTATTTTTGGGAATTAAAACACAAATGTTCAACAAGATAATCATGTTTTGATTATCTTAACACAAGAGTGGGCATTTCTTCAGAGGGTTTGTTGTAGTCTTCTTGTACCTTGTATTGAATTTGGTGTAAAACCGGGATTCCTGAACTCAGGCCTGCGGAATGTGGTGGTTCATCAGCGCCCAGCCCAGGGCTCTTAGAGAGTAGACCTGGTCCTTGGTACTTGTGTTTTAACTATCGTCTTCTTTCGTTTTCAGTATGTTGTTTCTACTTGTAAGTTTTAttcagggctggcttcatggcGCATTTTTAGAAGTACTCACTTTTCACTCTCTTTTTAGTGATTTTGCTTCACTTAGCCCACTACATAGTCAAGGACTTACTGCAGAACTGGCAGCACCTCTTTTCCTGTGTATTTCATTATAAGAAACTGTGATTAAGAGCTAGTCCCCAACACTCAGACATTTTACATTTGAATGCCAGTTTAGAATTCCACAGATTTTCAAGTATATCCTTGCAGTCAGCCATGTGAATGAAGTCATACTTTTCCATTTAACACTGAGGGCTCAGCAGAATTTGCCAGTTGGTCATTTCCTGGAGAACAAGCCATTGTGCCAATCTGGGTATAAAAAAGACATGTGCTCCAAATCCTTTTCTTAGGACAAAGCAGCAAAGGACACCAGGCGTACCACCCATCTTTAGAGTCTCCTGTTACAGCTCTTAATCCAGTGACCCCTGTGTTGGGCTCACTGTCCACAGTTAGCCGTTGGAGCCTACCTGTGGCTTATTGGTGGGACTGAATTTAGATCTGTGGCTGAGGGCTCGTTTCCTTGGACTATAAGACAACAAGAGGGAAAGAGGTGCATTCTCTGCTCTACTCTGATCCATCTTTGGTTAATCCCAAGGTGTTTTTACATTCTTTAATGTTCCTTTTAGAGCAACTTCTTTTTTAATACTGTGTTCCCAATGTAGCCAGTAAAGAACACTTAAAGATGGAGAAGCAAAATGAAACGCCAGACCAAGTTTTCCCATTTACCatgaattgattaaaaaaataaaatgatgctaATTTCCACACATCCGTCTCTGCCACACCACTCCAAATAGACCTGCTTGTGGTTCCTCCCAGCACACGTCTTTTGAGTGGGATACTCAA encodes:
- the PRDM2 gene encoding PR domain zinc finger protein 2 isoform X5 → MWEVYYPNLGWMCIDATDPEKGNWLRYVNWACSGEEQNLFPLEINRAIYYKTLKPIAPGEELLVWYNGEDNPEIAAAIEEERASARSKRSSPKSRKGKKKSQENKNKTNKIEDILLKTSEPDFTSANMRDSAEGPKEEDEKPSASAAEQTAVLQEMVSQDVLPELVVPPPACEPQTEPDEKLEATNCEVNDLEEEEEEEEDEDDELEEEGEEEADTPNESSVKEPEIRCDEKLEDLLEEPKSISKETLEDSPEVTSVIRIPKTKEEANGDVFEAFMFPCQHCERKFTTKQGLERHMHIHISTVNHAFKCKYCGKAFGTQINRRRHERRHEAGLKRKPSLTLQPSEDPADGKGSGDSVPPKDDSSPPSLGQDCLILNSEKASQETVNSSVVEENGEVKELHPCKYCKKVFGTHTNMRRHQRRVHERHLIPKGVRRKGGLLEEPQPPAEQAQPTESVYVPSTEPEEEGEADDVYIMDISSNISENLNYYIDGKIQTSSSTSNCDVIEMESSSADLYGINCLLTPVTVEITQNIKTTQVPITDDLPKEPSSSTNSESKKRRTASPPVLPKIKAETESDPVAASCSLSLPLSIATTEAVPFHKEKSVYLSSKLKQLLQTQGKLTPAGIPATEIPKLGPVCVSAPASVLPVPSSRFKRRTSSPPSSPQHSPALRDFGKPSDGKAVWSDVVLSSKKPKLESHNNSPAWSLSGRDERETVSPPCFDDYKVSKEWAPSSTFSNVCNQQPLDLSSGVKQKAEGAGKTLVQWESVLDLSVHKKPCSDSEGKEFKENHLVHPACSAVKKKKPTTCMLQKVLLNEYNGIDLPIENTPDVTRSPSPCKSLDPQPDPDLGPDSSLSASAVESLPDVSPSSPARQTSSLSSGQLPPLLIPTNPSSPPPCPPVLTVATPPPPLLPTVPLPAPSSGASARPCPSPLSNAAAQSPLPILSPTVSPSPSPIPSVEPLMSAASPGPPTLSSSSSSSSSSSSFSSSSSSSSPSPPPLSAVSSVVSSGDNLEASLPMIAFKQEELENEDLKPREEPQSAVEQDIVQETFNKNFVCNVCESPFLSIKDLTKHLSIHAEEWPFKCEFCVQLFKAKTDLSEHRFLLHGVGNIFVCSVCKKEFAFLCNLQQHQRDLHPDKVCTHHEFESGTLRPQNFTDPSKAHIEHMQSLPEDPLETSREEEELNDSSEELYTTIKIMASGIKTKDPDVRLGLNQHYPSFKPPPFQYHHRNPMGIGVTATNFTTHNIPQTFTTAIRCTKCGKGVDNMPELHKHILACASASDKKRYTPKKNPVPLKQTVQPKNGVVVLDNSGKNAFRRMGQPKRLNFSVELSKMSSNKLKLSALKKKNQLVQKAILQKNKSAKQKADLKNASESSSHICPYCNREFTYIGSLNKHAAFSCPKKPLSPSKKKVSHSSKKGGHSSPACSDRNSSSSHRRRTADAEIKMQSTQAPLGKTRARSSGPTQAPLPSSAFRSKQNVKFAASAKSRKPSSTLRNSSPIRMAKITHVEGKKPKAVAKNHSAQLSNKTSRNLHVRVQKSKAVLKSKSALASKKRTDRLNVKSRERSGGPVTRSFQLAAAADPSENRREDSSGRQELKDFRCKIIKRPVSQGEEEERALRALQWGILGVLSGTGGIQGRSASLVGALVPQ